One window of the Oceanivirga salmonicida genome contains the following:
- a CDS encoding AAA family ATPase yields the protein MIIMNIELDNIYSFNDFKLNFSYPKKIVNNTIRNEFLVDKPNFRYKKVNILMGSNATGKSTLGKSIMKIFNFINKKELSFLEEFHNNKQKKLKFSLDYINNFDINYLYRINCEYIDKENVKLEIYKSKINKTDSYEKCIKKFEKISDDNFDYLNNIEKIKIEGWNFSFPDFDFIDTVNLNIFNKILKTLDNTVKEVIKSKEVKDTYIISFKNRNDNVIVQNGKVIDSSILSTGTKSGMDIASILTAIYENRNGFYYCDEKFSFINSEIEKTILSLMIEFLHDNTQLFFTTHNIEILDMDLPIHSFIFLNKRDKISVVNPEKYIKKNDVSLKNALQNEMFDFEPNLEYLYILEEELKNEK from the coding sequence ATGATAATCATGAATATTGAATTAGATAATATATATTCATTTAATGATTTTAAATTAAATTTTTCATACCCTAAAAAAATAGTAAATAATACAATTAGAAATGAATTTTTGGTTGATAAACCTAATTTTAGATATAAAAAGGTAAATATATTAATGGGGTCTAATGCTACTGGAAAATCAACATTAGGAAAGTCTATAATGAAAATTTTTAATTTTATTAATAAAAAAGAATTGTCTTTTTTAGAGGAATTTCATAATAATAAACAAAAAAAATTAAAATTTTCACTAGATTATATAAATAATTTTGATATAAATTATTTGTATAGAATTAATTGTGAATATATAGATAAAGAAAATGTTAAATTAGAAATTTATAAGTCTAAAATAAATAAAACAGATTCTTATGAAAAATGTATAAAAAAATTTGAAAAGATTTCAGATGATAATTTTGATTATTTAAATAATATAGAAAAAATAAAAATAGAAGGATGGAATTTTAGTTTTCCAGATTTTGATTTTATTGATACAGTTAATTTAAATATATTTAATAAAATTTTAAAAACTTTAGATAATACTGTTAAAGAAGTAATTAAAAGCAAAGAAGTTAAAGATACATATATTATAAGTTTTAAAAATAGAAATGATAATGTTATCGTACAAAATGGCAAGGTTATTGATAGTTCTATTTTATCGACTGGAACTAAAAGTGGTATGGATATTGCTTCTATTTTGACGGCTATTTATGAAAACAGAAATGGATTTTATTACTGTGATGAGAAATTTTCATTTATAAATAGTGAAATTGAAAAAACAATATTAAGTTTAATGATAGAATTTTTACACGATAATACACAATTATTTTTTACAACACATAATATAGAAATTTTAGATATGGATTTGCCAATTCATTCATTTATATTTTTAAATAAAAGAGATAAAATTTCAGTAGTTAATCCAGAAAAATATATAAAGAAAAATGACGTTTCACTTAAAAATGCATTACAAAATGAAATGTTTGATTTTGAGCCTAATTTAGAATATTTATATATTTTAGAAGAGGAACTTAAAAATGAAAAGTAG